In the genome of Raphanus sativus cultivar WK10039 chromosome 9, ASM80110v3, whole genome shotgun sequence, the window AACtggtaaaatattttaagtgtACCTAAGATAGATTTTCATCCAATTTTTCAATTACCAAGATCTTCAGATTCGAAAAACAAGccataaacagaaaaaaataaacagaaagtAGAGATGTTGAGAGGAAAAGAGTAGATCGAAAGGTTGGAAGAATATCCTCTCTGTTTTTGGTTTGGGAATTGTAAGCgtcagatttatttttaatacaattaaAAAGAGTGAGTTTGGGAGAAGAAGATGCATCGATTGAAATGAAAGGCTGCTAATGCTTGCAATTTGCCTGACAAATGTCAGAGCCTATTAATATCTACTCGGAAGGACAGTAAGGACTAAACAGGAAAACAAACAGTGTTTTTAAGATGGAGGGTAAGTCCTTAATTATTGTGCTGAATGGAGGTATGCGATCCAATTATCTCAAAGATACAAGCAAAATATGCATGCCACGTCATCTACATGTATCATAAgctaaataatcaaattaacaaaaaaatacttaagAAAATGAACATTAAGAGCACATCTAGATAGGGGCGGGAAAAATATCCGTAAAATTTGATTCTCATTCGTTTCGATCGGATATACATAACTTtacgaatcaaatcaaataataaaattcaaatccgTCAAAGACAgagtaaatcacaaatactcGTATATttaaaaacggatatccgatccgtaatatacatatgcatatacatgtatataaaaatatatataattttatatctctatataacttttaagtatttttattcactaattaattatttggttattaaaactaaaaagtatttaattctaaataatttgtaatgaaatattattattttaactaaaataattaaaaatattttttaatgaaaagaTATTGGTTTTTCCAAATATCCATTTCACCGAATATCCAGAAGGTTATGGATCAAATCGATTAGAAAAATTGATTATCTGTACGGAGCGGATCAGATCACggataactttaaaattttagatatttttttttgtgtccaCCCCTATCTCGAGAGTATTTGAACATTAAATTGTagtcttatataataaaaatatgttcttCTCTTCTGAGCATACCACATCATTAAATCGTGCGTCCTGGGAACGACACATGTTCCCTCCACTAAAACTATGCGTTTCATTTAAGGGCTTCTTTCAAAAACAACCTACAAATTCAATTCAACCCCAAAaccaacctctttttttttgtcattactaTTCACCATGAAAAGTTCCAAACTAtccttatgtttttaaattatttacaaaattgccattattatttaattatttaataatttcgaAAATCATAAAAAACCTATTACACCCTAaacatttcttcttatttacaaTAATGCCATTATCATCAATTTTTCAACCACCATTAACAACCATTTTTGAGCTCATTAAACCTCAAGAATTCAATATACAACCACTTTGTTGTGATTCTAAGCAAAAAAACTCTCATTTCCTCTCATTTCCTCTCATTTCCTCTCCATTTCAATCTAAAAATCTCCcataactttcattttcataactataatttcatattttcgagTTTACACTGTTGTGAGTAGGCAAAGTTGGATCCTTTTACTCATATTTGGAGCTTGGACGGTGGAAAAGGGTGGAAACAAGCTTTACATCGGAAAAAGGTTACTGTTTTCATGGTTTTCAtcattttttcagatctgtgtCGCGACAGTAGACTGTTTTGTACGTCTACGGGAAGGAGTAGACTTACATTGCGGTCTACAAGTCAACGcacaggttagttttgcaattgaccaaaatgctaaaaaacacataaaatagACTTTGTTGGAAGTCTACGACTTTtcctttgataacaaaaaaaaatagtatgtaAACTTACAAAGAAGTCTACGTAAAGAGGTTagtttttgcatttgaccgaacttTTGACTTTTCAAAGTAGACTTCCGAAACAGTCTACGAAATGTAGACTGCTAGTAAAGTCTACAGAAGgtcagttttgcatttgacccaAACTTTGACTATGTTGATtaagttagttttgtatttgactaaaatttttaaaagttgacCAGGATGGAAAAAAGTTGTAGATTTCTTATTCCGTCTACCGaactctgaaaaaaaaaagtagactGCCTCTGAAgtctactattttattttggtcaaatgcaaaagtaacccaTCGGATTATCGCGTAGACTTCAGATACCGTCTACAAAGATGTAGACGTTTGTGTCAGTCTATGTTTAGAAAGTCAacttggtcaattgcaaaaactaacctgttcagaaaaataaaataaatgtagaCGGTTCTTGAAGTCTACTTTTCGTCTGTAGACTGTTGTTGAAGTCTACTTTTCAAAGTCAAATTTGGGATGAGTTCTGGTCAATCgcaaaaactaaccttttcaaAATGTAGACTGAAAACAAAGTCTACTTGTGTAAAAtcacaacattttttttaaataaagatagTAACCCGTGaattttgcaattgcaaaaactaacccaAACTTGTAGACCTATATAATAGTCTACATTTCTGTTGACAGAAACGAAAGTCTActgttgaaaatatataaaaagtgaatttgtgtattattcataatgtattttcaagattttttgtttcaaattgtGTATTAGTTAATACTAATTGttcttaactatttttaaaagataatattttataattaggaAACTATCGAATTTTTTGTTTGAGTATGTAGTTTGGTAACATGTGTAGACGTCTCTGGAAGTctacatttataattttatcaaacataaaattattgttcgctaattttgtaaatgtattatttttgcaGGTAATGGTTAATTTGCCTGTTGTGTATGGAGAATGGGTGGTGAAAGGCTCTTTGTGGGAGTTTGTGGTTGATAAATGGAAAAAAGGGAGAATGTTCTTTGTGCATGATGGTTGTACATATGGTGAACTTCTTGAAATGGCACAAGAAGATTATGATCTGAACAAGAAAACCGAGAAGGTGGAGCTGACATATTCCTTACCAGACGTACTTTTAGAGCAAATGGGTCCAGATACTCCTCCTATGCATGTCACGAGTGATAGACAAGTACGGAACTTGATCGAGTTATGTAAGACCCACATTGTACgcctttgtgtatcaagccagTGTCAAGTAGAAGCTGGAGGTGACGACGATGCTCAAGAAACTGCTGATGTTGCTGTTGATGCTGATGTGTCTGATAGTGGTGATGAAGGGTTTGATAAAGATTGGAATGAGGCTGATGATGCTCAAGAAACTGATGATGATGCTCAAGAAACTGCTGATGTTTCTGTTGATGCTGATGATGCGGTTGATGCTGTTGATGCTGTAAACTACAGTGATTATGGGAAATTGAAAGATGAGGATTCTGATGATCAAGGGTTTTATGATGGACAACAAGCGGAGTATGCTGGTACTGGAGGAAGATTGATGTCTTTTAATGAAGATATATATGTCGGTCAGAGTTTTGCTAGTAAGGCTGAGCTCGTTGCAAAGCTGAAGTTGGTTGCTGTGAAAGGTAAATTTACGTTCACAGCTTACAAGACAACGAAAACTTTGTACGTGGCTAAGTGTCGTGTTGAAGGATGTGGTTGGAAgctcagagcgagtgtgaagcATGGACCAAAGACATTTTGggtgacaaaatatttgaaaactcaTACATGTTCAGTGGGGGATCGGATGGCTCAACGGAAACAGTATACTCCGAAATATGTTGCTAGACTGTTTATTGAGTCTATTGGGATTATAGATGGGATTACACCGAAGCATATCGAAGATTCGATGCGGAACATGTTTGGTCTGAACCTTACTCATAAACAAGTGCAGTTTTGTACTCTCTAGTTTCTGTGCCGTTTATGTTGGTCTCGTCAAATATCTCTGCCGCTAGCTTCGCCCTAATTTGTTTCACATTCTTATCACAGAAGTCATGAAACGGGAATGCCAAGCCAAGTGCATGACATTCTATGTACTTCAAACAGTACACTCCACAATCACCACTTTGTACATTCTGTGGTGTCTCGGTTGCTGGGACCCTCTCATGTGTGAAATCAACCGTGTACAACTCCCTGTCCTCACCGCGAGATAGCATATGCAGCATGTACGGCAGCATGTGCGCAATAGGCTTCACAGCCTCGGCAATTTCCTTATCGTCGGTGTGACCAACAAAACTGTCCCAAATCACTATGTGTCTCCTCGGGATTGATATCCAACAAGCTACCCAATGATCCTCGTTGATAAACAATGGCACATATATATCATCAATCTCTAGCACCCATGTTTTGTCTGATCTGCAATAAGCTGGGTGCTCGCCAGTGTAGTAGTATAAGGCCCCGGACGGGAGCAGTTTACCTGAGCCGTCGGGATTGGCAGGAGAGTTCAAAAACTCTTTGTACTTTGCTGACCAAATTTGAGTGAACGCAGTATCCAGCAGGCAAATTCTGTCCGACCTAAACCATTCTGGGTGCTTCGTGTACCGGAGTCTTAAGAGATTAATCCCAGCATCCATGTGCTGCATTTACAAAATTAGACTTCCATCAGAAACAAGTCTACATCAGAGAGAAGTCTACATCAGAGAGAAGTCTACATACCGTGTCAATCAGCCATTTTTGAGGAGTTAGTAGTATGTAGTACCAGTGACATGAAGAACCCTTCACCTTCTTTCGCCAGTTGCTGTCAATAATCAAAAAACCATCAAACACTACCAGTTCCTATATATAGCAGTTATGTGATTGAATGACTTACGGGTCGAGTTGCACCCAATCAATAAGAACAGAGAGCTTTTTGGGGTCAACAGGACCAAATGGGTAATATCCATGTCCTCGCTTTGGCTTGTTAGGTATGATGGACTTGGCCGTGCTATCTCCTTGAAAGGGGGATTGCTGAGAAGCAGCAAGCCTACGAATTCTGTCACTCTTAGCACGTGCCAAGATGCGAGCAGCTTTTAACTTGACGACCTGTTTCAGATTTCTCACCGAATCATAATCAATGCTTGATTGTTCTTTCTCTATTATAACAACACTCTCATCTATGCCTCCATTCTCACTCTGCATTTTTTTCAATTGAAAGAAcatattaataacataatttaGAAAGTGAAACCAACAAAATGAATTCATTACACACGCAAAAGGTTCAAACATTCATATGCACACGAAGTCTGCTGCATGCAGAAAAACCAAACAAGCCAACATGAAATGAAAACAAGCTGAAACGAGAAGGAGAAAAGGTCAAACATTCCAAGTGAAAACAAGCAAAAAAACGTTCAAACATTCCAAAATAAACAAGTTACTTCTTTTTCCCTGTTTTACGGCCTCTTTTCTTTTGGGGAGTTGATTTGTTACTAACCACAGTGGCTTTGTCAGTGGCTTGCTTAGCTTGGCCTCTCTTTGGTCTGTTTAGTTGAGGAGAGGCTTCCACAGCTTTAGATCCTTTCTTAGCTTGCGCTTTTCTCGGTCTGCCTCTTTTGGGAGTGGCTTGCTCGGGAATGGCTTCCTTGGGAGTGGCTTGCTCGGGAATGGCTTCCTTGGGAGTGGCTTCATCGGCTTCAGAACTGCTTTCCTCATCGTTCCTTTCTTCCTCATCTTTGCcaccttcttcatcatctctgccaccttcttcatcatcactgcCACCATTTTCCTCATCTTTGCCACCATCTTCCTCATCTTTGTTTTCCTCAGTTTTTTTATCCTCATAATTCTCTCCACCCACAATCTTCTCCATATCTTCTACCTTTTTTGCAAGGCTCTCAATCATGCGGCCCTGTGTGGTCAACAAACTCTCACATCTCCCCAATCCTTCAACCATACTAGAAGCCATGGCAGTGAGCCAAACTTTTATCTCTGCATTCAAGGTATCCTGGCCAGGGGACACACGAGCCTTCTTGCGTGGTGATTCTTCCTCAGACTCGGTGGGAGCAGAGCACAGTGACCTCTTGCTTGTCTTCACCTTTTTGTACTCAACCTTCACACTTGTCCACAGTTTGGTTCCAGTGTCAGGCCAGTGAGCTTGGTTCCATGACCATCCACTGGAAAAAATAGCCTCGATAATGTTATCAGCCTTTTTATCTTCCACTTCATCATCCCAGAGAGGAAACATTTCAGAATAATCCTTCACAGTACATGTGTTAATGGTAGTctgcaaaaaaaattacacattaAAGGTTAGTATGTAACcattttaaacacaaaataatacatcaaataatacatacatatatttaagCATACCTGTTTCTGTAACTTTTCCTTGCCATGTTTCCGGCCTTTGCCACCTAAGAAGGCAAGCAGAGGTGGAGTCGGGGTGCCTGCCAAAGGATCTGCTTCCACAGGATCTCCGTAACCAGCTGCGAATTCAGGGAGAGCGTGGTAGATCCAGACTTGAAGAACCTCAACAAAGCCATCAAGGTAGTATGACGTCTTTGTAAGGTCAGCCTTCTTCACTGAATCCATCAAGCCTTTAAATGCTACTCTTCCCCACGGATAATCTTCAAAAACCTCAAGATCCATCACTAACCTAGCCAGGGCAGCCCGTGTGGGTGTCGTGGTTCTTTGTGCCTCAATGAAGCCAGCGTAGATGGCTAGATAACCTAAGCGCTTTCGATCATCTGTAGACCATGTTTCGCACCTAGCACACGCTGTAGTTAAATCATCAATGCTTGGCCCACGCTCGAAATTCACTCCCAGCAGCTCCCAAAATGCCTTCATTTCATCAGTTACCTCAACCAAAGGATGCTCAAGATTCTTCACATACTCACAGTTCAGACCAGTGATCTCTCCAAATTCATTCAGAGAAAACCTAACTGGTTTAACACCTATAAGACTCCACAACTCATACTTCTTCTTGCAGTCAAGCTGAAATGTGAGCATATAGTGTACCAGCCTAGACGCCCATGAAAACTCCAATTCGTAGAACTTTAAAAACACTCCCAGTTTCGACTCTTTGAGCTCCTCCCATTCTTTTTCATTGAGTGCTTCACGAAGAGCAGAGAAGAGCCTTGTGTTACTACTGTAGTAGCCAATGCTTTTAGCCGGCACTGGCTCCTGCCCTACAGTAAATTGCCTTGGTGGGAAATCAAGTTGTTCCATTTTAAATCCTGCaggaaaaacaacaacaaaattatcaaataattctgcaaatcaaacaaacaaataagtATGCAGGACAAAGAAGTCTACACGagtcaaaagaagtctacacgagtcaaaagaagtctacacgagtcaaaagaagtctacacgagtcaaaagaagtctacacgagtcaaaagaagtctacacgagtcaaaagaagtctacactAACTAGAAACAGAGATGAATCACCTTTCGTTCGCCGGAGATATGAAACGCCACTAACGTGAGAAGAAGTCACcgtctaaaatctaaaacaaaaagaagtaaaGGTGGTTACTTTATACCAAGAATCGCCCACAGACACTAAATGGAAGATATTTAACTTACCAGAGAGAAGATATGGGACTGACGAAGTGGATGGTGACTAGTTTGGGGGCGGAGATATGAAACAGCGAGAGTAGAAGCCGTGCGACTGATTGGAGGCAGAGACACCGTTCGTTCGCCAACAAGAGTAGAGAATCGCCGCCTGAGATATTCAACGAAACGAGGTAAAGGTGGTTACTTTATAGCCTTAAACCTGGACAGACACTAAACCAGAGAGTAAAAGAGATTTACTTACCGGAGAGAAACGGCTGCCTGGTTAGGGTTCGCCGGAAATCTCCCAGGAGCAGACGGAGCAGCCGATGACGAGGTTGAGAGAAGATACAGACCGACGGAACAGACGGTGAGGAGGTTGAGCGCCGGAAACGGCGTGGTTAGGGTTCGCGAAGCGGCGTGGTTAGGGTTCGCCGGAAATCTCCCCGGAAATCGCCTTCATCGATGGCGGCAGGATTAGGGTTTTCTTAATAGAAAAAAGCTTAGGAAATCGTATTTATATGCTGGGTAACTTTTCTGGTTAGGTTAAAAATGTTTGGTTTGAAGTAGATTtggttaaaattaaaattggttGACTCCGGTTTGGCTAAAATCGTAGAGAGTAGACTTCTTTGTTTGTCTACCTTTTTGTCAGTctacaatattttaatttcctattttattttgttgttttagtaaatttatatatgaaatactaaatttttttctttatttattaatagttaTAATGTgtgattttacttttttattcataaactcaatttatagaagaaaaaatgacTTTTTGTACACTTATTACAGTAGACTGAATTGTAAGTctacaaaaccctaaaccacaaaacccaaaccctaaaccacgaAACTCAAACCCTATATGTTAGTTTGATAGGAAATTATTGtatcaaaaatcaaatttacaaaatctAAACTACTCAGtaataatatgttaattaaacaaaaaaaacaatcaaaatctAACTCTAAAGATCTAACCTCTAAAGATATAACATGTTATGTTATGTAACCTTTGTTACTAAACCACAAACATTGTCTCACATGGTTAccaaatcaacatatattttttttagctgttcacttatatacaaatttagtttataaacttcatattaacatttacattgatgatta includes:
- the LOC130499479 gene encoding uncharacterized protein LOC130499479 is translated as MLTFQLDCKKKYELWSLIGVKPVRFSLNEFGEITGLNCEYVKNLEHPLVEVTDEMKAFWELLGVNFERGPSIDDLTTACARCETWSTDDRKRLGYLAIYAGFIEAQRTTTPTRAALARLVMDLEVFEDYPWGRVAFKGLMDSVKKADLTKTSYYLDGFVEVLQVWIYHALPEFAAGYGDPVEADPLAGTPTPPLLAFLGGKGRKHGKEKLQKQTTINTCTVKDYSEMFPLWDDEVEDKKADNIIEAIFSSGWSWNQAHWPDTGTKLWTSVKVEYKKVKTSKRSLCSAPTESEEESPRKKARVSPGQDTLNAEIKVWLTAMASSMVEGLGRCESLLTTQGRMIESLAKKVEDMEKIVGGENYEDKKTEENKDEEDGGKDEENGGSDDEEGGRDDEEGGKDEEERNDEESSSEADEATPKEAIPEQATPKEAIPEQATPKRGRPRKAQAKKGSKAVEASPQLNRPKRGQAKQATDKATVVSNKSTPQKKRGRKTGKKK
- the LOC130500040 gene encoding uncharacterized protein LOC130500040 → MVNLPVVYGEWVVKGSLWEFVVDKWKKGRMFFVHDGCTYGELLEMAQEDYDLNKKTEKVELTYSLPDVLLEQMGPDTPPMHVTSDRQVRNLIELCKTHIVRLCVSSQCQVEAGGDDDAQETADVAVDADVSDSGDEGFDKDWNEADDAQETDDDAQETADVSVDADDAVDAVDAVNYSDYGKLKDEDSDDQGFYDGQQAEYAGTGGRLMSFNEDIYVGQSFASKAELVAKLKLVAVKGKFTFTAYKTTKTLYVAKCRVEGCGWKLRASVKHGPKTFWVTKYLKTHTCSVGDRMAQRKQYTPKYVARLFIESIGIIDGITPKHIEDSMRNMFGLNLTHKQVQFCTL
- the LOC130500041 gene encoding uncharacterized protein LOC130500041 translates to MDAGINLLRLRYTKHPEWFRSDRICLLDTAFTQIWSAKYKEFLNSPANPDGSGKLLPSGALYYYTGEHPAYCRSDKTWVLEIDDIYVPLFINEDHWVACWISIPRRHIVIWDSFVGHTDDKEIAEAVKPIAHMLPYMLHMLSRGEDRELYTVDFTHERVPATETPQNVQSGDCGVYCLKYIECHALGLAFPFHDFCDKNVKQIRAKN